TGTGTGCGTCTTACTCATTCAcaaattattatgtacataatatttatttaggaaataaataagattaaaaacaaattattctgatatttaatatttttttattttatgtgtgtgcgtgcatgcgtgcttgtgtgtacatttaattacattttattccattaaaaaaattaaaatatcactTGTTTCGCTTCTTTTAAGAGATTGGCGACAATACTCTGTCATTAAAAAGGCCCCAATGAGCCATTATTTAAAacctacaaaaataattttcttcgttATTTTTACTAGTTTTGAAGAAAACACCTTGTATAACACTTTGTATGATACAtccttatatgtatatgcaggGTGTCAGAAAAAGAGTCATcaactttaataaatataatactatgGATCAAGATAAGAAGAAAAGTCTTTAAATAAACTTGGATCCTAAAATTCCAATTCTTAAGAAGTTATAAGCCATTTTCGTTTGAggcattttgttatttaatgttGTCCAAAACGTAGTTTTTAAATAAGCATATCGCCTTAGGATAATAAGTCCACTAGCGGAAATCGACCACGAGATGAACGAGGATCGTCAACATGATTCGACCATTTTTCCTGATAAACTTATCTCCCGGAGCCAAAATCTATTTCTAACATACGATCGTTAGATTTACGTATATTGTCGACTTATCGTCGTCGTATCGTTTCGATTCGTCCAATTAAAAAACTGTCCAGATTAAATGATTTTGTGAAATGGTgaaaatatgcattttattatagccgaacaaatgaaaataaaaaattaataagaaaactcCTTTATTCGACCAAACTGGCAGTTAGGTGACAATCATACATAACACGACGTTTCGATCATAACTAAAGGAGTTATCATAAATAAAGgagttttcttattaattgttataccTGGCGATTCTGAATAAAAGTtgttttggaaaataaaaaacttgttAGTCGATGCTCAAAAATAACCAGAGTATAGACATCTTTCAGATTTTTATGGGATATTTAAAAGTAATAGTTTATGAAAGAGCGATAGAAAATGCTGAAATTACAACAATGAACTAAACACACATTTCAGTAAACTTGGATTTActtttacatacattttttacTGATAAGTTGATGGGTCGCCTCAAAAGATGACTTCTTCTTTCGATGTGGTAGGTATTCGCATGTTGCCGAAAAGATGAGAAAAAGTCGTCAAAAACGatggaaaatactttgattgatttatgCTTATCGATTGCTTCATttcgataaagaaaaattgcaaaatcagCAAGAATAACTTATGCactgacattaatatttcctcACCACACgctcaatattttttatttaatatctcaatAATTACTACAAAGATCATAAAACGGTACGggagtttattttttttatatttttcttcatctatCAGGCAGTTGATGAATTCTCTcttggaaaaaagaaaataaataaaggctcaatttatttcaaaagcGCAGAATTTCACATTAATCTTTCGTACTATTGTATcgtaatattgataaattatatttgattacGAATAAAGTTATGATCAAATCATGGATAATCTCTTGCGCATCTGCGCATATCTAAATTGTCGATGATTATCGGCCAACAATCTTCAATGTTATTTGATTCCGTCACGATGTTCGTGCCAAATCTCAGTATGACGGTGACATATTTCAGGGTATATGAAGTGACCCGTTGCAGCTCGGATCATCGAGTTCCCGTCAGAACGCATTATGGCAAGTATATACAAAATACTTGTAGTACCTGCCATCCTGTTGGCCAGTTTGTCCTTGAGTTTGGCCATCGTTGAGCAAGACATCCCTAAGAATTTTGAAGATCTCAACCATGATGTACAACAGTTCCCTCGGGAAAGAAGACAAGAGGAGATAGAAGACTTCGTCAAGGAAACAGATAATCCTGTAAAGCTGGAAGATAAATTCTTAGAATCTCAGACCATTCACGATAGAGAGATAAATGGAGAAGCGATAGGCCAAAAAGCCGAGAGAGAGGACAAAAAGCGGGAGGATGCATTCCATACGAACAACGATGCCGCGACAGATGCTGAGGTAATTGCTAAAATATGTCATTACTTTGTTAGATTAAGGATAGAAAATGgtctataaaaataagaatgaaTTTAATGTGCTTTCTTTTCTCAGAATGATATCTTTtcatacaagaatatgcacGATCTTATCCAAGCGTTTATTCTTGCGGATAAAGAGAACAAATTACAACAAGAAGTAGAGGTAATTGATCACTGATTTTACAATAGAAAGTAGATTTATACCGTGCAacgtaatatttaacaaaagtaGACTTAATTTGTTCTCTGTTAATTCAGAGatcttgtttattaaaatctaattatgtaaaaagtttctaatttttaaaatgatagaaattatcctcaaatatttcgaaatatatataattatttacaattacatCAGAAATAAGATttgatacattattattaaaatattaatataaaaatgaaataaatattttttcgagcacataaaaattaattgctaaattattaatttgattatgtATGAACAGTATGTGCGAAAAATAATGGagttaacaatatattaatgtaaaccttgattatatatatatatatatatatatatatatatatataagttaatattaattaattaattaattttataataggcaacctttaaaaaacaaaacaaaattatccAAAACATATTTGTATCGGAATCTAGACATGTCATCTGGATTACTcagttaatgacctaataatTTGATGTTCTTCTATaaccaaaattaattaaaaatattgcgttttatttttaataccgCGATTAAAATGGACGATAtttttgcagaattccacGGAATCTGAGACACATAACAACTTACCGAAGCGTCATGTAGTTGCATCCGCATCCGCAGCCGCAGCCGCATCCAGCGGTCTTCTTGGAGTAAATCCATGGGAAGTTGTACCTGTGACCGATTTGGACGCTCATTCTTGTGGAGTCGAGGCATTTGAATTTGGTCACGTGCACCTGTCGGGCGTGATAGTACACGAGTTCTTCTGCGAACTGAGGAAGCTCTGGCACTACGTTCGGATCATATTGCGAAATCTCAAGTCAGAGCTCACCCTAGGACCATTAGTCGCCGAGGACACAATCGCTACCAGCCACACCACTCTTTTTGGTCATTTCTTCCATCATAGTCCGCGATTTCTTCAAGCTATTATCAGAGCGCCCCACCATCTGCTACTTTTACCCGAAATACTCCGTGACGCCATACCGTTTCCTAGTATCACCAGTGCTATTCACCGATTCGTTCACATCTTCTTCAAACTAGTGCACTTCGTGCGTGATTTACTTTACGGGCATATTCGCCACGTTCTCCGACACGTCTTCTCGCACCATCATCTAGGTATACGCTTACTGGAGAAGCTTCACGGACTTAAGCTCGCAAAAGGATTTGACTCGATACTTCCGATAGAGGAAATTGTTACGGAACCGATAGTGTCTACAGCGACTGCAACGGCGACAGCAACCACTTACCAAGAGCCAGTAGTCTCAGACTACCATAAGTCATTGGCGGAGGTGCTGACTTCCTTCCGCGGTGCTCATGACGGCTATTACGCGTCTGGACTACCAGACCTGATCAGGACTGGCGCGAAAAGCCTTTCCTTAACCACGGTGGTTTCTAAGATCGGTCCATACCTACCCAAAATACCTTTGCGAAGTTACTTTGGATGTGAACAACCAGTTTTGGCTGAAGATACCACAGTGAGCACGTCGGCTTCCGCTAGTGCCTCAGTAAGTTCAGTCCCATTAATAAGTCCAACGATAGCTCCAATAGTATCCGCTCCTGTTGCTCCTGTTGAAACCATCAGCTCTTCGGCGTCTGCTAGTGCCGCCGCTGTCGTAGCTACTGAACCTATAATTTCCTCCACACCTTTCGTTCCATCCTACACCCCTGTGATTGAACCGATGCTAACTGTACCTCCCGTGGTCGTTTCTGATACGGTGTCTGATTGTGCGAGTAGTTCCTCCAGCGTGGCCATAGCCGCGCCAGGAGTAACAGTTCCTAATACTTTAGGAAGTGTCGCGACAGCTGCTGCTGCTTCCGCAGCTTCTGCTTCGACCTTGAACGTCGCTCCAACCCCGATCATCAGCCCACGCAGATATAGACCTAGGCCCATTTTACCCACTATCATTCCCACAGTTGAGAGCGTATCTTCTAGCAGTGCATCAGCCTCTGCGAGCGACGTCTTAGTCGAGCCAAGTCAGAATATCAGATTCGATCGTCTTAAAAATCTGTTGTCCCGTCCACGAGTTCTTCCTTCCTCGGTAGCTGCTTCAGCCGCTGCAGCAGCTTCTGCTGCGGGAGGTGTCTCGTCTTCTTCTGCAGCTAGTAGTTCGGCTGGCGGCATTTCTCCATATTTAAATGACTTCAATCTTGTATTCCCTAGGGAGAAGATCATTAATGCTCTAGGCTACGACCGCCTGTTGCCGGGCGACATCGTGACACTCACCCTAAAAAACAAATCGACCCTGTTCGGTCGCGTGTTTGACGCTACCAGTCCTATCGCTTTCAACTTCCTCAGACCGAAATTGCACGCCTCCATTATTCGGAACGGCAGACGGATCTGGAATCTCTTCCCCGGAGATTTCAGAGATCCCGAATGCGTCCGAACGTTGAACAATCCTTTACTTTTACGTCATGTTTATTAGACTTcagatattaaattacatacacacatacgtacacgTATATAGACATGTCGTAACTAGTCCTAAATCATTATAAACTATTGATACATATCAAATGATTGTAACTATATTTGATTGCAAATAAACTGTGTTATAAAAAAGGTTCTCTTAAGTG
The Ooceraea biroi isolate clonal line C1 chromosome 4, Obir_v5.4, whole genome shotgun sequence genome window above contains:
- the LOC105286381 gene encoding uncharacterized protein LOC105286381 isoform X1 → MASIYKILVVPAILLASLSLSLAIVEQDIPKNFEDLNHDVQQFPRERRQEEIEDFVKETDNPVKLEDKFLESQTIHDREINGEAIGQKAEREDKKREDAFHTNNDAATDAENDIFSYKNMHDLIQAFILADKENKLQQEVENSTESETHNNLPKRHVVASASAAAAASSGLLGVNPWEVVPVTDLDAHSCGVEAFEFGHVHLSGVIVHEFFCELRKLWHYVRIILRNLKSELTLGPLVAEDTIATSHTTLFGHFFHHSPRFLQAIIRAPHHLLLLPEILRDAIPFPSITSAIHRFVHIFFKLVHFVRDLLYGHIRHVLRHVFSHHHLGIRLLEKLHGLKLAKGFDSILPIEEIVTEPIVSTATATATATTYQEPVVSDYHKSLAEVLTSFRGAHDGYYASGLPDLIRTGAKSLSLTTVVSKIGPYLPKIPLRSYFGCEQPVLAEDTTVSTSASASASVSSVPLISPTIAPIVSAPVAPVETISSSASASAAAVVATEPIISSTPFVPSYTPVIEPMLTVPPVVVSDTVSDCASSSSSVAIAAPGVTVPNTLGSVATAAAASAASASTLNVAPTPIISPRRYRPRPILPTIIPTVESVSSSSASASASDVLVEPSQNIRFDRLKNLLSRPRVLPSSVAASAAAAASAAGGVSSSSAASSSAGGISPYLNDFNLVFPREKIINALGYDRLLPGDIVTLTLKNKSTLFGRVFDATSPIAFNFLRPKLHASIIRNGRRIWNLFPGDFRDPECVRTLNNPLLLRHVY
- the LOC105286381 gene encoding uncharacterized protein LOC105286381 isoform X2; the encoded protein is MASIYKILVVPAILLASLSLSLAIVEQDIPKNFEDLNHDVQQFPRERRQEEIEDFVKETDNPVKLEDKFLESQTIHDREINGEAIGQKAEREDKKREDAFHTNNDAATDAENSTESETHNNLPKRHVVASASAAAAASSGLLGVNPWEVVPVTDLDAHSCGVEAFEFGHVHLSGVIVHEFFCELRKLWHYVRIILRNLKSELTLGPLVAEDTIATSHTTLFGHFFHHSPRFLQAIIRAPHHLLLLPEILRDAIPFPSITSAIHRFVHIFFKLVHFVRDLLYGHIRHVLRHVFSHHHLGIRLLEKLHGLKLAKGFDSILPIEEIVTEPIVSTATATATATTYQEPVVSDYHKSLAEVLTSFRGAHDGYYASGLPDLIRTGAKSLSLTTVVSKIGPYLPKIPLRSYFGCEQPVLAEDTTVSTSASASASVSSVPLISPTIAPIVSAPVAPVETISSSASASAAAVVATEPIISSTPFVPSYTPVIEPMLTVPPVVVSDTVSDCASSSSSVAIAAPGVTVPNTLGSVATAAAASAASASTLNVAPTPIISPRRYRPRPILPTIIPTVESVSSSSASASASDVLVEPSQNIRFDRLKNLLSRPRVLPSSVAASAAAAASAAGGVSSSSAASSSAGGISPYLNDFNLVFPREKIINALGYDRLLPGDIVTLTLKNKSTLFGRVFDATSPIAFNFLRPKLHASIIRNGRRIWNLFPGDFRDPECVRTLNNPLLLRHVY